From Oryza sativa Japonica Group chromosome 4, ASM3414082v1, one genomic window encodes:
- the LOC9271345 gene encoding mediator of RNA polymerase II transcription subunit 30, giving the protein MASSAAARRRQEMAAEGQRHLEETIAAAFQILSSMNDELCNPTLWSSSSAAAAAAGGAGGLQHHGNNHHHHHQHHHHHGGLPPPPPPLHSADSDAADAAGGGPGGAPGSGGSLDEARHRYKVAMAALRTSIAAVSSCAQEMGSTEHKADQAEIERLEEHASALRKEIESKNKHVKLLIDQLHDLISDISMWQSPCSV; this is encoded by the exons AtggcctcctcggcggcggcgcggcggcggcaggagatggcggcggaggggcaGCGCCACCTGGAGGagaccatcgccgccgcgttccAGATCCTCTCCTCCATGAACGACGAGCTCTGCAACCCCACGCTctggtcctcctcctccgccgccgccgccgcggcgggcggcgccggcggactCCAGCACCACGgcaacaaccaccaccaccaccaccagcaccaccaccaccacggcggtctccctccgccgccgccgccgctgcactcCGCGGactccgacgccgccgacgccgccggggGAGGGCCCGGGGGCGCGCCGGGCTCCGGCGGGTCGCTCGACGAGGCCAGGCACCGGTACAAGGTCGCCATGGCGGCGCTCCGCACGTCCATCGCCGCCGTGTCGTCCTGTGCTCAG GAGATGGGATCGACAGAACACAAAGCTGATCAAGCTGAGATTGAGAGATTGGAAGAACATGCATCTGCTTTGAGAAAG GAAATTGAAAGCAAAAACAAGCATGTAAAGCTCCTTATCGACCAACTCCATGATTTAATATCGGACATATCAATGTGGCAGAGTCCTTGCTCAGTGTGA